The proteins below come from a single Desulfitobacterium metallireducens DSM 15288 genomic window:
- a CDS encoding ImmA/IrrE family metallo-endopeptidase: MSYQKALELARSGMKPMDIAAYLGVKVIFLPLKALKGIAMSLGTHKIIQIDEGLTEIETQLVCGHELGHFLFHTEANFMFIMEKTQFYPKQEYQANLFACQLVLGEKAGEYKTQLKEAASSRSLKEMVDTLSCIACEEGEGYGA, from the coding sequence ATGTCATACCAAAAGGCCCTGGAACTTGCCCGAAGCGGCATGAAACCGATGGATATCGCCGCTTACTTAGGTGTTAAGGTTATTTTTTTACCGCTAAAAGCGCTCAAGGGGATTGCGATGTCCTTGGGAACGCATAAAATAATCCAGATCGATGAAGGCTTGACCGAAATTGAGACGCAGCTTGTATGTGGCCACGAATTAGGCCATTTTTTATTTCATACGGAAGCTAATTTTATGTTCATTATGGAAAAGACCCAATTTTACCCTAAGCAGGAATATCAGGCGAATCTCTTTGCGTGTCAATTGGTCCTGGGGGAAAAGGCAGGGGAGTATAAAACACAGCTTAAAGAAGCAGCTTCCAGCCGCAGCCTGAAAGAGATGGTCGATACGCTTTCCTGCATCGCTTGTGAAGAGGGCGAGGGGTATGGGGCGTGA
- a CDS encoding helix-turn-helix domain-containing protein, whose product MENNKLLAKRIKEEREKRGWTQEYMANLLEIKIGTLSGYERSYRTPDLEMTMKIANLLGVSVDYLLGREEGDNLPWWEKGNPPAPLELEQFIRNQPNLRLFGDPMNEDVKDDIMLALRTAWEVLKNERAKKQPES is encoded by the coding sequence ATGGAAAATAACAAGCTACTGGCGAAGCGAATTAAAGAAGAGCGGGAAAAGCGGGGGTGGACTCAAGAGTACATGGCGAATCTCTTGGAGATTAAGATCGGGACCTTGTCCGGTTATGAACGAAGTTACCGCACTCCTGATCTCGAGATGACGATGAAGATTGCGAACCTTTTAGGTGTTTCCGTGGATTACCTGTTGGGACGTGAAGAAGGCGATAATCTTCCCTGGTGGGAGAAGGGTAACCCGCCGGCCCCTCTTGAATTGGAGCAGTTTATTCGCAACCAGCCGAACTTGCGGCTATTTGGCGACCCCATGAATGAGGATGTTAAAGACGATATTATGTTGGCTTTGCGGACAGCTTGGGAAGTCTTAAAAAACGAGCGAGCCAAGAAACAGCCGGAAAGCTAG
- a CDS encoding helix-turn-helix domain-containing protein — protein MFSGSLVKKAREDRGLKAYYIARKAKISPWYLSMIENNKRSPALETLQAIADAVEIEVTEFFLAPNVSDSLSSSQSSYDDSPK, from the coding sequence ATGTTCTCAGGCAGCCTTGTTAAAAAGGCCCGGGAAGACAGGGGGCTTAAAGCCTACTATATCGCAAGGAAGGCAAAAATATCGCCCTGGTACCTATCCATGATCGAAAACAACAAACGCTCTCCAGCGCTCGAAACGCTGCAGGCCATCGCCGATGCGGTCGAAATCGAGGTGACCGAGTTTTTTTTAGCCCCAAATGTAAGCGATTCGCTTAGTTCGAGTCAATCGAGCTATGACGATTCGCCCAAGTAA
- a CDS encoding recombinase RecT, translating into MAITPNPIPAQDGSPIPSPDDIVGELARRKIYAGIPDDDVALALALCQKYGFDPLLKHLVLLATKDRDETTGQGQKHYNAYVTRDGLLHVAHTSGMLDGLETIQGKDDLGEWAEAVVYRKDMSRPFRYRVYLSEYVREAKGVWKTHPQAMLTKTAEVFALRRAFDVALTPFEEMGFDNQNIAGDTGPSPKTGFTEKAGFTGNTDFSAEASLPGKARFSTEAGLTDMTVIPPNRVTGSIPETSRLNTSAGSTGRQRRQLF; encoded by the coding sequence ATGGCGATAACTCCCAACCCTATACCGGCTCAAGATGGCAGCCCGATCCCTAGTCCCGACGATATTGTCGGAGAACTGGCCCGGCGCAAGATCTATGCTGGCATCCCGGACGATGATGTTGCTTTGGCCCTGGCCCTCTGTCAAAAATATGGCTTTGACCCGCTTCTCAAACACCTGGTCCTCCTCGCCACCAAGGATAGAGACGAAACCACCGGGCAAGGACAAAAACACTATAATGCCTACGTAACCCGCGACGGCTTGCTGCATGTAGCTCACACGTCCGGCATGCTCGATGGCCTAGAAACAATCCAGGGCAAGGATGACTTAGGTGAATGGGCCGAAGCGGTCGTTTACCGCAAGGATATGAGCCGGCCTTTCCGCTACCGAGTCTACCTGTCCGAATATGTGCGCGAGGCCAAGGGCGTTTGGAAAACACATCCTCAGGCCATGCTCACCAAGACCGCCGAAGTTTTTGCGCTGCGCCGCGCCTTTGATGTCGCCTTGACCCCTTTCGAGGAAATGGGCTTTGATAATCAAAACATAGCCGGAGACACTGGACCGTCTCCAAAGACAGGATTTACTGAAAAGGCGGGTTTTACTGGGAATACAGATTTTTCGGCTGAGGCGAGTCTTCCTGGGAAGGCGCGATTTTCCACGGAAGCAGGACTTACGGACATGACTGTGATTCCTCCTAACCGGGTGACCGGGTCTATACCGGAAACCTCTCGACTAAACACCTCTGCCGGTTCCACGGGCAGACAAAGGAGGCAACTCTTTTGA
- a CDS encoding AAA family ATPase yields MKINRLHLENFRNHQETTIDLDRLNFFLGHNNAGKSSLLAALEWGLTGRCLWTDKAGRGASDLIRQGEKRTTVALEVEGLGTVLRSLPPHTLQVGQASGVNEGQAKLQNHLGVEEPRLQAALNATAFLSMSQAEQRAFLFSAYGLSWTVEEVVEKLHDWLVKERFNPEEARRLAAKAKKYYPSGIAGGPEIFEAMEKRAREERKEHKKAKQQVEAALAELSQSWRAPSMPLDLEEAKGQLAELKARRDEGLKVCGALREIQLRRQTLLEKIPATQEKLTEAQDIAQSLTQELESHPDSVKAETTSNPMETNLQNTLDQAKTVAAASQSKLNTLNQAAQSLACEERRCPLAPDLLPCSLTQAQVKAVLESLQNEHNITSQELALQEASIQDTSHQLKILRTSLEKSRAHSKRILFLQTELNTQHYLIKTLEASLEDLKTEVKNLPEEDPYFLEDLAQLESTLTQRENTLVQYHEAQILSSRQASLQHDLETLTLNLADLEVLVKALGPDGLRKDLLSGILNTFVEQVNNRLGCLTVGTYHLSFSPEMTLLCCANGGPTLPLRLLSKSEQLRVGIALSAVFSQAAGIRFLAIDEADMLDQDNRDLLAEMLLDTADDFDQIVVFTTVGTVPPQNPDLPGVKMFWVEDGSVRGLPIG; encoded by the coding sequence TTGAAGATCAATCGCCTCCATCTAGAAAATTTCCGCAACCATCAAGAGACCACGATCGACCTTGACCGCCTCAACTTCTTCCTCGGTCACAACAACGCCGGCAAAAGCTCCCTTCTGGCCGCTCTGGAGTGGGGCTTAACCGGGAGGTGCCTGTGGACCGACAAAGCCGGCCGTGGTGCTTCCGACCTCATTCGCCAAGGTGAAAAACGCACTACTGTGGCACTGGAAGTCGAAGGACTAGGAACGGTCCTCCGCTCCCTTCCTCCCCACACGTTGCAGGTGGGACAAGCTTCCGGAGTGAATGAAGGACAGGCAAAGCTTCAAAACCACCTTGGCGTCGAGGAACCTCGTCTGCAGGCAGCACTCAACGCCACTGCCTTCTTGTCCATGAGCCAAGCCGAACAGCGCGCCTTTCTCTTTTCAGCCTACGGCCTTTCCTGGACTGTGGAGGAAGTCGTCGAGAAACTCCACGATTGGCTGGTCAAAGAACGCTTCAATCCGGAAGAAGCTCGCCGCTTGGCTGCAAAAGCTAAAAAATACTATCCCTCGGGAATCGCCGGCGGACCCGAAATCTTTGAAGCAATGGAAAAGCGCGCTCGAGAAGAACGCAAAGAGCATAAAAAGGCTAAACAACAGGTCGAAGCAGCCTTAGCTGAATTGAGTCAGAGTTGGCGCGCTCCGAGTATGCCTCTGGATTTAGAAGAGGCTAAAGGCCAACTCGCCGAGCTAAAAGCAAGACGAGACGAAGGGCTTAAAGTCTGTGGCGCTCTTCGCGAAATCCAGCTCCGACGGCAGACCTTACTCGAAAAAATCCCAGCCACCCAGGAAAAATTGACTGAGGCTCAGGATATAGCCCAAAGCCTAACTCAAGAGTTGGAAAGTCACCCCGATTCGGTAAAGGCTGAAACAACCTCTAACCCCATGGAAACCAACCTCCAGAATACACTTGACCAAGCCAAGACGGTTGCCGCAGCTTCCCAAAGCAAGCTCAATACCCTTAATCAAGCTGCTCAGTCACTCGCCTGCGAAGAACGTCGCTGTCCACTCGCCCCGGATCTTTTACCCTGCAGTCTTACCCAAGCCCAAGTGAAGGCCGTTTTAGAGAGTCTGCAAAACGAACATAACATAACCAGCCAAGAGCTTGCCCTCCAGGAAGCATCGATTCAAGACACTTCCCACCAATTGAAGATCTTAAGGACAAGCCTTGAAAAAAGCCGTGCTCATTCCAAGCGAATTCTTTTTCTTCAAACCGAATTAAACACTCAGCACTATTTGATCAAGACCCTGGAAGCAAGTCTTGAGGACCTAAAAACCGAAGTGAAAAACCTTCCTGAAGAAGATCCCTATTTCCTTGAGGACCTCGCCCAGCTGGAAAGCACCCTCACTCAGAGGGAAAATACGCTTGTCCAATATCACGAAGCTCAGATCCTCTCTTCGCGCCAGGCCTCCCTGCAGCACGACTTGGAAACGCTAACCCTTAACCTTGCTGACCTCGAAGTTCTAGTCAAAGCGCTCGGACCGGACGGGCTCAGAAAAGACCTGCTGAGCGGAATCCTCAATACCTTTGTTGAGCAAGTCAATAACCGGCTGGGGTGCCTTACGGTCGGGACTTACCACCTCAGCTTCTCTCCCGAGATGACGCTGCTTTGCTGTGCTAACGGGGGTCCCACTCTGCCCCTCAGGCTTCTTTCCAAATCAGAACAACTGCGGGTCGGTATCGCCCTCAGCGCAGTCTTTAGCCAAGCAGCCGGAATCCGTTTTTTAGCGATCGATGAGGCGGACATGCTGGATCAGGATAACCGTGACCTGCTCGCGGAAATGCTTCTGGACACCGCTGACGACTTTGACCAAATCGTCGTCTTTACCACAGTAGGCACTGTCCCGCCTCAAAATCCCGACCTGCCCGGAGTCAAGATGTTCTGGGTGGAAGACGGCTCAGTCCGTGGACTTCCGATTGGATAA